The Dendropsophus ebraccatus isolate aDenEbr1 chromosome 11, aDenEbr1.pat, whole genome shotgun sequence genomic interval gggatagacatatctatcctaagataataagaaagaaaatgctaaaagggcagacaatcttctatgtttctatggatttACTTGTTCTAGAGAAAACTAATTGGCAGCCATTGCATTTATGGTGAAAATGTACGTTTCTCTAATGGTGGATTTATCTCCTGTTAACTTTTTAATATTTGTATCCACTAAAGAAGtctttcttccttctttcttccaGTGCGGCTCTATGGCCCAAATTTTATATTACAAGCCTATTCGCCGTCAAAGTCTGCATGGCTGAATATGTGCTATGATGACTGGCAATCGATGTACGGACCCAAAGTCTGCCAAGCCATGGGCTACAAGACGTAAGTGGGGTTACTGCGTCTTGTCATTTGGGGGTCCTAATAGTTCTAGTCCCATCCGGCTCTTGGAAAAACACCTGCAACCCTATTGGTATGCTGTACATAAATATACTACAGACCTATTTCCTTATgcactgagctccccctagtggtgactgcagcAATATTCCATGATGCATGAGGATGCAGGAGTTCAGTCTGGCCGTCTTCTCTTCATGGGTCCCATAGCAGTGAATATGCCAACAACCATTATAATAGTAACTAAACTCTGTGCCCTGTATAGGTCCAATACAAAATCCCTGTCCTGTTACTGCTGCCGAGAGAaataataatgtattatatatgcttttttctctttttccctcAGGTCCAGTTATTACAATTTCTTCCTGGAGGCCGTGACATCAGATTTAAAAGCGTTCGCCAGTATTAATACCAGCGTGTCCTTTACCAAGTTATATAGGAGTATTAGAACAAGGTATGGTATctactcctatctatctctctatctcctatccattcaTTCATAGATCACAATCCATAAATCTTGATCCTGGGACACTAAATCATTTTTCCTATGTTCTTAAAATCTCCCACCGCTTTGTGTATACAGCCAGCCTAATCATGCAGTTTTGTGTTACTTTGTCCTCTTCTCAATGTTCTATTTTCCCGCAACGCATAGGTCTGCTTATACACAAAACAGTGGCAgtatatgtaatatattatatatatatatatatatatatatatatatatatatatatatatatatatatatatatataatatacactgaaatTCTATTAGGGTTTGTGTCAAATACATCATGTTTTTGCTTTGCAGGGATTATTGTCCATCTGGAAAGGTGATCTCACTGAGATGCATAAGTAAGTCAGTCTGTGATGTGTACCCTACATTGACTATGTCTTCTATTACCAGTGTCAAACCtgtggacctccagctgttgcaaaaccacaattcctatcatggctggacagccttagctttagctgtccaggcatgataggaattgtagttttgcaacagctggagggccactagTTTGGCACAGTCTCCTGTCTTCCCCTTTCTTATATGCTGTGTGTCACAGGTTGAGCCAACAACATGACAGTCCACAAGTTAGCAATGAAGATCACATTAAGTAACCAAACTCCTTGACTGCCTGTTATGAATTGTTAGTTTTCCTTCTTCTACAGATTGTGGCCTGTCAACCAAATCGGGAACATCTAGCAGAATAGTTGGCGGAACAGCAGCTAGAAGTGGAGATTGGCCGTGGCAAGTGAGTCTGCAGATCAGGCAATCGCACGTCTGCGGCGGGTCTATTATCACTCCAGACTGGATAGTCACAGCAGCACATTGTGTGGAGGGGTAAGTCCGTATATCAGTtgtgggtttacatatatacaaGGTACGGGAGGATGTATACATGGGACTTTTCTATTCTATTAGAGACAAACCATTGGGGGAGAACTTCTGCTACAGCCGGTTGCCTTACAGACAGACACATCTGTAGAAGGATGAATGATGAAAATGGctgaagatttttttatatatatatatatatatatatatatatatatatatatatatatatatatatatatatatatatagactaggAGCAAATGAAAGGGAGGTGTTAAGGGAAGAAATACTGAAATTAATGTTTATATTAAGtattcccttaaagggattggaAAAAAACACGTCCTCCTTCTTCCAAAAATAGTATCGgtcttatcctcagtttgggtgtgggcttTACAGCTCAGGTCTAttgaagtgtaataccacacatatccTGAAgacggggtggcgctgtttttctaattctgaataaccCCTGTATTACAAGCTCCAGCCTTTCTCACTACCAGATACTCAGATGATCAGCCAATGGTATTATCCTGTTAATGATTATACGTTATACTTCATGTGTTGAATGATCAGACAGGCGTCGATGGATATGCAGGTGTTAATAAGTGAACCATAAGATCAGTCAACAGCAACTGGTCTAATAGGTAAAAGTTTCCAGATGCTCAATGTTATATGTGTTGATCACTTTAAAGCAGtaatccaggactagaaaaacatggccactctattccagaaacagtgccactcttgagtttgggtgtggtattggcccttagttccagtgaagtgaattgagctgagttgtaattccacatacaacctgatgacaggtctggcgctgtttctggaataaagtaaccattagggatggtccgaacccgccaaggttcgggttcggctgaacctgaacgctcggcatcggattcccgctgtctgcccgctccgtgcaacgggcggatacagcaggaagaacgcctggaaaactgggatatagcctatggctatggctgtatcccagttttccaggcgttcctcccgctggatccgcccgctgcacggagcaggcagacagcggtaatcattgcggagggctcgggttcggaccatccctggtAACCATGTTTTTccaaccctggataaccccctttaagataTTTTATTCTGCTATAAATAATGGCGTTACTATTTTCTTCTCAGGAATTACGCGTCTGCCTCGATTTGGACGGTCAGCGCAGGATCCATCGATAAGTCATTCGGTCTGATGTATTCTGTGGAGAGAGTCATTGCTCACCCGAATTATAACACTGAAACAAAGGACAATGACATTGCCCTCATGAAGCTAAAGAACAGTATAACATTTACTGGTAAGGAGCTGATATGATCTGCCCCATAGCCCTGGTACCCGAAAACAGTCCCGGGCAACCTAATTTTAATAAAGTCTTAACAAAAAAATTTCATACTAAATTTGCTCCTCCTCAACCCTTACCTATGACCTCTTTTAAGAATGTTTTTGTACTGGGAGAACCATTGGGAAAAGCAAGAACTAAAAACAGGATCACAATGGAATGACAATATACATACACCATCTACTATGTCTTTAGCCCTTATGCAGACCTCTGTGTCTCCATaggaacagactacaaagaaACCTTGCGTAGTCAGATCCTGCAGATTTATTCCTATGCTAGCATACATTTGGTAGGTTACATAAAAAGAGAAAATATGAATGCAGGAttagactacacagggttttttTGTGTAGTCTGTTGCTATGCAAACCACACAAAACAGATAATATGGAatgctaaactttttttttttttttttagaagtactGCAGGAACAAAAAATCTTAGTGACGTAGACATCtgtgattagaaaaacacagctgctcgctctaaaaaaaaacaacaacaaaaaaaaacaatagtgccacaggttgtgtgtggtattgcagcttagaccCATTCACTGTACTGGAGCTAAGCTGCAATAATAGAAATAATATGcgcacaggggtggtgctgtgtgaaaaaaaataaaacaaggaACCTCAAAAATAGTTTTGATTAAAATTATCTTTTATGTTTAAATATAATACGGTATATAAACCCCTTTTTTCCCTGCAGCAACTACCATCAGGCCTGTATGTTTGCCCAATACTGGAATGCCATGGACAAGTACTCAGTCCTGTTGGATCTCAGGATGGGGTTACACAAAACAAGGAGGTAAGTAAAATTAAGTTGGCTTAAAGGGGGTTTCAAGGTTGTGCAGCTCTTCCCAGCCtggcacagtactctctgctgccccctctgtcaatTTAAAGaattgtccagagaaggagagatttgctcccgctctggacagagggggcagcagagggcaccATGTTGGATTGGAACTGACTTCTGCTGGGGCATGCAGTATTGGAAGGGTGGAGGTAATTTTCATGTATCTACCCCCACAGGGACAACATCGAGTGTCCTGATGGCAGCTCCCATTCCTTTGATCAGCTCTACGACTTGCAATGGTCCTTCTGTTTACAATGGAGCCATCACGTCTACCATGATATGCGCTGGCTTCCTGGCTGGAGGAGTTGATACTTGTCAGGTAAGATCTTTTTGATGACCTGAGCAGCACAAACTATGTACAGTTCATGTTATGACTACTGAGCCACTAATACATACTGGTCTGTAAAAAGGGTGTGTATACTTTTGCAACCCATTGTTTTTACTGCCCTGAAGCATCTAAAATAAGTACTTTTCTAATAGTTCTTCTTAAATGTTTACTCACATACAGTTAATACAGCTCTTCTGTAAAGCTATATCTTtcaatggggagaggctgcaACCAAAGTGTACactgctatagatggcatgtggggagAGAAGggattactgatgcactgggctcTCTTTCCCCCTATTATGTATTCCCACACTGCAGAGCATTGTCATGCACCTAATTGTTTCTTTTGTGTCTCCCCAGGGTGACAGTGGGGGTCCTCTAGTCACTTCTACTAACAGTTTATGGTGGCTTGTTGGAGACACGAGCTGGGGGTCTGGATGTGCCCAACGTAACAAGCCTGGAGTCTATGGGAATGTCACAGTGTTCTTAGAGTGGATCTACAAACAGATGCAGGTGGAGTAGAATTTAATTTCTGTTTCATTGCATGCATTGTTGCTAAAATGGTTACTGCTCTTTTTGTGTAAATTGTCTTTTACTAACATTTCCATTTTCAACAAAGCCTACTACTCTTCTATGAGCAGCCATTGGAGGGTTGTGTCTGCGAACGTGAATAGGGCTGAGCTACAATACTATCACTTATACAAACCCTTTTTCCGCCATTGACACCAATAGGGTCGCTCGGTGCGCTTGAGGGTGAGACCAGCGCCCCCATGTGCACAGATATGTCCTCCTCTGAGTGACGCGCCCCCTTTTAAAATCAGTGCActaagtgtccctccagtgcactGAGTGTCCCTATTTGCATATAGAGAAATCGGTACAGgtagcggttcaaaaaatggacgaCGCCAAGAGAATCTACACACTGGTGCCGATTTAGGtcctataaaaatattttttggggtGCACAGCTGATATTCTGGAATTTACCTCAATGTACCCTTAGTCTACCCAATGACTTTAATGGACCAGATGCAGTCTACTAGAAACTATTTATTTTTCCCAATGTATACCAAATGCAAGAAACATGACTTATGTGTTTGTCGTGATTTGAAACCGATCCCCTAACACTATCCCTTATCCTTCCCTTGCAGACTTACACATGACGGTGTGGTGCGATACCCCAAGAACCCCATGATTGTATCTATTTTATACTATATTGCCACAGTGTGACGGCCCTCAGGACTTTTCTATAATTGTTACGGGTATAAGAGCCTTCACTGCACAACAGGATGACGGATGTGCATAGATACGTCAGCGCTATATAGTGCTCCCTGTATATCTATCTTCTGTCTGGTTGTATATAGCTGTACATTTCCATAATCCTCAATGGTTTTACTCCATGTGCCATTCGGGAATTGCGGTTGTTGTAATTATGTGACAAAACTTTggctggtgcactgactatatgtaatatcagGTGATGTCTAAGgacttttttatattattaaactGGGTCATAAAAAGATAAAATTTGCTAATCTATAGATTTAGCCTTATGCCAAATCCTGGGAACACCATAATGTACTATGGGTTACAACGTTGTCTACTACCGCAGAGGCTGTACTGTCATTGCAGGAATCCTTACACTTTTTTGCACATGACCCATGTAGCCAAAACCTAATAAGAATATAAGTTTGTAAAAGTTCGTCCATTAAAGGATATgtaaagtttttttaaactttttttttttttttattgccccaAAACTTTTCTAAAAGTTTTGATTAAACAATTATTTTGTGTGTACAGGTTCAGCGTAGATCCCAGATATAGACCACAGCCAGAATGACTAgtgctgtgttaaaggggttatcttgtcTATGCTTGGGATATGTCATCAGTATatgatcactggggggggggggggggggggttcttactcccatcatgcctgcggTCAGCTAACCAGAGGCTACTCTACAGCCCTTGTACACAACTGATCAATGGTGGAGCTGGGAGCCAGACCCCATAATAGTCCTATTCTGGGAGTATAGCATACATTTTTAAGAATTGGTAAACAcatttaaataggcactgtcactttaaaaaagaaaacttttaaaatgtaaaagGTTTAATTGCTCGAGGCCTGAGTGTTTAGAGGGCTAAGCGCATCACTTCCTGTTAGAGCTCACAATCTATATGGtaaggcctgactactatatgagggactTAACTACTATTTGGTGGCAAAGAGAGTGCCTAACTACTAAATAGGTACCTAACTACAGAGAGGGGACCATACAACTATATGTTTTGGCATgggaagaacatacaaactccttgcaaATGTTATCCTTGGTGGGATGTGAACCCAAGACACCAGCGCTGTAagactacagtgctaaccactgagcgaCAAAGCTACCCTTCAATAGAGTTAGACTGAGAGCATAACaagctgagtgcttctcctggCTGTATCTATTGATTATGGAGTCTCCACACCCAGAGCCTGAACAGAGACATTATACTCCTCTTCTGTATTCAGGATTTTCAGTCAATGATATTTGTACCAtaactcgcccccccccccccctttgtatatATTTGTGCTTTTCTTGCGTGTTTCTCATGTTTACTTTGTTATTGTCATTTCATGGTCTGTTGTGCCTGACTGCTGGACAGATGGGTGACGGCGCATTTcatacctatatacatacagcacagggGCTCAGTCACACACCCAAGTGCTTTAGTGCCATATATTCTTTGTGCCGCCATATGATATAGAGCAATAAGTAACATTCAATAGATCATGCCACAATTATTTTTTATCCAATTGTATATTAATTCAACAGGAAAAGCTCCATAAGAAATAGGTGgatatataggaacagtatagaCCCATAGACTCCTATAGCTGCATTACAGCTTAGAACTTGTACTGTATGGAGCCATAAATCACTCCTGCATAATACCCAATGGTGAGGGATAATTTCCCTGGAGTGCTGCTTTAAAGTAACCCTGTTAGGTAACTTATGCTGCTAtctgagaggaggagagagatgaGCTGTGATATAACAAGCAAAGTCAATCCTAACTGGACTCCTATACCAGACTGTGAGAGTCCTGCCCCGcccactcagtgattgacagcttcaCCTAAATTAGTGTGTGTCCAGAGAAGGTTGCCAATCACTGTGAGTGGATGGGCATATTTAGCATTTTCTTTAGGTGAACCCATTGCTATGACAGAACTCTTCATTACAGCATCAGTGTGATGATACCCTAATGCCTGGGATGGACACTATATTGCACATTGTATTCACTTATGAACATGTTACCATGTGTGTACCTGCTATTTCATATGCTCATACTGTGCAGTCTTGGGAAAAcactgctgctttcttctagaaacagcaccacatcaGTCCACaggttatgtctggtattgccgctccattaaagtaaatagtaGGGAAATGTAATACCGCATTAAACCTGTGGACATGTGAGGAACtgttaataattagagatgagtgaacctggagcatgctcgagtccatccgaacccgaactttcggcatttgattagtggtggctgctgaacttggataaagccctaaggctatgtggaaaacatggatatagtcattggctgtatccatgttttccagacaaccttagagctttatccaagttcagcagccccagctaatcaaataccgaacgttcgggttcggatcaactcgaacccgaacccggttcgctcatctctattaacaatagaaaacatgtttttctaatcttttaGCCTATGGTGATTCATCAAGTGACTCTATCCAAGCAGAAAATGCCTTATTTTATGCTCCTGTTGTGTACTTTTATAGTTCATGTAAGGGGTCTGATATAGTCGCCACCAATATTACTTGATTAGGTCTGTTATAGTGATGAGTTCTCTTCAAATAAAAAAAGTTGCACTGGTTAATGCAGAGTATAATAAAAGAACTTTTGTAAGATTTTCTTTCCCTGTAAGTAGCTCCACACCTATCCATGGAGTGTGTCTCCTATTACAAACGTAAAAAGCGAATTCATGTAATTCCCTATACCACCCATGGACAAGGGAGGTGCTGTTTTTTAAAGGgagtgtaccaccaggcccaggcagaagcactggaggtgggccgacccacccttagtggaaggaaaccctagcccctctatgatagggttccattgattctaatggagtcacgtgatggaggggctggggtttcttctcactaagggtgggtcagcccgcctccagtgcttctgcctgggtctggtggtacagtcactttaagaaaaaaaatacattgtagtTTCCATAGAAATTGTTTACATGGCTTCTGTCTCATGAAAATCTGTGCACTGACATTATAAGACATTATGTTGCTCCTCAGGGAAAATAAATTATATCTGCATTAtgtctagaatttttttttcatctgaatGTATAAAGGCAATAATACGGATCTGCCTTAAAATAAGCAGAAAAATGCTACCTGTAATACCCtgcctgaccacatggtgtgctatTACAGGAAAACAGGAACTTGACCAAAACTGTCATTGATGCTTGGTTACTTCAGTGCTGTACAGCTCCACCTAGTGGTAGAGAACTCTAGTGAAGTAGAGTTTTACTGTATGCAAACATTTCAAGAAACTTCCTCCTTTTTAGTGTATAGTACAATCCTGCAGTCGTGTTCTATGCCTGTAGACAGTAGAAGGCTATAAAACTGACCGCAGGATCAGACTTCATACAACTTTATTTGTGGTCTGTAATCAGGGAGACACAAAGGTCGGcatgggagctgtatacacaaaacggtAGGAGGTATTAGATGCAATAAAACTGTTAGCAGAAGTCCACACCCTAAAAAGGAGTGGGGAAAAAGTAGAGGTATCTAAAGTATTGGTTGTCGTGTATAGGACCTTCTCTTGGTTGATTGTAATAATGTATAATAAACCTCTGCCAAATGTATCCTCTTTTATATCTGCATTTCTAAGGAATAACACGTTGTACATATTAATGACAAATGATGAATAACTAATTTttgtgtgtaaataaaaaaaaaagttcctgtaCCATTCCTGtgttattactccccccccccccctcct includes:
- the TMPRSS2 gene encoding transmembrane protease serine 2 isoform X2, whose protein sequence is MYPNDPPPYYDNNGYQPEYSNIYENQVPPNVYQPYPIPPPYVSPVPQYLPQVASHQTVAADQYANSKSWFSISRQKITCIIISILFTAAAVIIAAVLCWYFLTTQCEMRCGTSSSCVRASQWCDGTEDCPNGEDEAYCVRLYGPNFILQAYSPSKSAWLNMCYDDWQSMYGPKVCQAMGYKTSSYYNFFLEAVTSDLKAFASINTSVSFTKLYRSIRTRDYCPSGKVISLRCINCGLSTKSGTSSRIVGGTAARSGDWPWQVSLQIRQSHVCGGSIITPDWIVTAAHCVEGNYASASIWTVSAGSIDKSFGLMYSVERVIAHPNYNTETKDNDIALMKLKNSITFTATTIRPVCLPNTGMPWTSTQSCWISGWGYTKQGGTTSSVLMAAPIPLISSTTCNGPSVYNGAITSTMICAGFLAGGVDTCQGDSGGPLVTSTNSLWWLVGDTSWGSGCAQRNKPGVYGNVTVFLEWIYKQMQTYT
- the TMPRSS2 gene encoding transmembrane protease serine 2 isoform X1, which gives rise to MYPNDPPPYYDNNGYQPEYSNIYENQVPPNVYQPYPIPPPYVSPVPQYLPQVASHQTVAADQYANSKSWFSISRQKITCIIISILFTAAAVIIAAVLCWYFLTTQCEMRCGTSSSCVRASQWCDGTEDCPNGEDEAYCVRLYGPNFILQAYSPSKSAWLNMCYDDWQSMYGPKVCQAMGYKTSSYYNFFLEAVTSDLKAFASINTSVSFTKLYRSIRTRDYCPSGKVISLRCINCGLSTKSGTSSRIVGGTAARSGDWPWQVSLQIRQSHVCGGSIITPDWIVTAAHCVEGNYASASIWTVSAGSIDKSFGLMYSVERVIAHPNYNTETKDNDIALMKLKNSITFTATTIRPVCLPNTGMPWTSTQSCWISGWGYTKQGGTTSSVLMAAPIPLISSTTCNGPSVYNGAITSTMICAGFLAGGVDTCQGDSGGPLVTSTNSLWWLVGDTSWGSGCAQRNKPGVYGNVTVFLEWIYKQMQIPTSCRG